In one Bacillus mesophilus genomic region, the following are encoded:
- a CDS encoding DUF4181 domain-containing protein, giving the protein MKRGVLLFSELLFQVIVFSIIFCVISIVIDRWIRRKLGISKGFKYEPYSSSQRSIEYGMLAVFIIVQFVMNFEYAFFSSLVFSILLLLFRIFIERKYAKNDNYHLILSIDLVFFLLYISSISILFPEFALS; this is encoded by the coding sequence ATGAAAAGAGGTGTTCTTCTGTTTTCAGAACTGCTATTTCAAGTGATTGTTTTCTCTATCATTTTCTGTGTAATTTCAATTGTAATCGACAGATGGATTCGTAGAAAATTAGGCATAAGTAAAGGATTTAAATATGAACCATATAGTTCTTCACAGCGATCGATTGAATACGGTATGCTTGCGGTTTTTATAATAGTACAGTTTGTCATGAATTTCGAATATGCTTTTTTTAGTTCTTTGGTTTTTAGTATTTTGCTACTACTTTTTCGTATTTTTATTGAAAGAAAATATGCAAAGAATGATAATTACCACCTTATTCTATCGATAGATTTAGTGTTCTTTCTATTATATATTTCTAGTATTTCTATCCTCTTTCCAGAATTCGCTCTTTCCTAA
- a CDS encoding DUF3221 domain-containing protein — translation MMKRTCIGLMIGFFMFLASCAQDSTSGTNNDVKDITGYVMSVNEQIILVTEKTEGSQPNAAVYTITEETDIVSTEGEKLSKSDLSVGTQVEVWHTGVVQESFPTQATATKILVHTDEDAQRVAKGIHAAVQTLDPNLTWWVKSVEEVDSEYHVTFSELMGDTEPVVIKVDQNFQVIE, via the coding sequence ATGATGAAAAGAACATGTATAGGGCTTATGATTGGGTTTTTTATGTTTTTGGCGAGCTGTGCTCAGGATAGCACTAGCGGTACAAATAATGATGTTAAAGATATAACAGGTTATGTGATGTCAGTAAATGAACAGATCATCCTAGTTACAGAAAAAACGGAGGGTTCACAGCCTAACGCGGCAGTTTACACGATCACGGAAGAGACAGATATTGTCTCCACAGAGGGTGAGAAACTTTCAAAGTCTGACCTTTCTGTTGGAACACAGGTTGAGGTTTGGCATACTGGAGTTGTCCAAGAATCGTTTCCAACCCAAGCAACTGCTACTAAGATTTTAGTTCATACAGATGAAGATGCCCAAAGAGTTGCCAAAGGAATTCACGCAGCAGTTCAGACGTTAGATCCAAATCTTACTTGGTGGGTAAAGTCAGTGGAGGAAGTGGACTCAGAATATCATGTGACCTTCTCAGAGTTGATGGGAGATACAGAGCCAGTGGTAATTAAGGTCGACCAGAATTTTCAGGTTATTGAGTAA
- a CDS encoding SDR family NAD(P)-dependent oxidoreductase — protein MKLNGKNVVITGASSGVGEALAFKVAESGGTPILLARNVEKLQQISQTIEQKYLLHCPFYQLDVQDLEKVNQTFRTIIEDTGTIHVLANNAGFGVFDEVIDINLTEMKDMFEVNVFGLIACTKAVLPSMIEQNEGHIINVASQAGKIATPKSSVYSASKHAVLGFTNSLRMELRDTNIFVTAVNPGPIATGFFDIADKSGNYKKSVERFMLEPDFVAEKIIDAMFTPKREINLPGWMNAASKFSQVFPEFVEKVGGKAFYKK, from the coding sequence ATGAAATTAAATGGTAAGAATGTAGTGATAACTGGTGCTTCGAGTGGAGTGGGAGAAGCCCTAGCCTTTAAGGTAGCTGAAAGTGGTGGAACACCAATTCTTCTAGCTCGAAACGTGGAGAAACTACAGCAAATTTCACAAACCATTGAACAAAAGTATCTACTACATTGTCCGTTTTATCAGCTTGATGTCCAAGATCTTGAGAAAGTGAATCAAACCTTTCGTACGATTATTGAAGACACAGGTACTATTCATGTGTTAGCCAATAATGCAGGGTTTGGTGTATTTGATGAAGTCATTGACATTAATTTAACAGAAATGAAGGATATGTTTGAAGTGAACGTTTTTGGACTCATCGCCTGCACGAAAGCGGTACTACCATCGATGATTGAACAAAATGAGGGTCATATTATTAATGTAGCTTCTCAGGCGGGGAAAATTGCTACACCTAAATCTAGCGTTTATTCTGCATCTAAGCATGCGGTGTTAGGATTCACCAATAGCCTTCGTATGGAACTCAGGGATACGAACATTTTTGTTACGGCTGTGAATCCTGGCCCTATTGCAACAGGCTTTTTTGATATTGCGGATAAGTCTGGTAATTACAAGAAAAGTGTGGAACGCTTCATGCTAGAGCCAGACTTTGTAGCAGAAAAAATAATTGATGCAATGTTTACACCAAAACGTGAGATCAATTTACCTGGCTGGATGAACGCTGCTAGCAAATTTTCGCAAGTGTTTCCTGAGTTTGTAGAAAAGGTTGGCGGAAAAGCCTTTTATAAAAAATAA
- a CDS encoding MBL fold metallo-hydrolase, with amino-acid sequence MQEVLASPCEIHCISLPTPFPVGDVNVHLVKSEKLTLVDAGVKTIEAWNHFKNELAKLGYTPEDIDQVVITHHHPDHVGMLDYLSPELPVYGHRFNQPWITKNSSFFEHHDQFFYDLFSKLGVDGIILQKMNKLRKTLAYSCERSLSYEVKEGDTIPGLPGWTVLETPGHAQSHIALYHEGSRVLLGGDLLLGHISSNPLLEPPMDGEERPKTLLQYNESLRIIRDLQVKKVYPGHGNVIENASALITERLHKQEKRAEIVVDMLKEEPLTALQVCQKLFPLVYKKELVLTLSETLGQLDYLMEDDYIKMETVDGQWVFKTR; translated from the coding sequence AGGTTCTAGCAAGTCCCTGTGAGATACATTGTATTTCACTACCAACTCCGTTTCCTGTTGGAGATGTGAATGTACACTTAGTCAAATCAGAAAAGCTAACATTGGTTGATGCAGGAGTTAAAACAATAGAGGCTTGGAATCATTTTAAAAATGAACTGGCTAAGCTTGGTTATACGCCAGAAGATATAGATCAGGTTGTCATCACACACCATCATCCTGATCATGTAGGAATGCTTGATTACTTATCACCTGAGCTTCCCGTTTATGGACACCGTTTTAACCAACCTTGGATTACGAAGAATTCATCGTTTTTTGAACACCATGATCAGTTTTTTTATGATTTGTTTTCTAAGCTTGGAGTAGATGGAATAATTTTACAGAAGATGAATAAGTTAAGAAAGACTTTAGCATATAGCTGCGAAAGATCTCTTTCATATGAGGTTAAAGAAGGAGACACCATCCCAGGCCTTCCTGGTTGGACCGTATTAGAGACACCGGGACATGCTCAAAGTCATATTGCTCTTTATCATGAAGGTAGTCGGGTGCTACTTGGTGGCGACCTTTTACTTGGTCATATTTCTTCTAATCCATTACTAGAACCGCCAATGGATGGTGAAGAACGACCTAAAACATTATTACAATATAATGAATCATTAAGAATCATTCGTGATTTGCAAGTTAAAAAGGTTTACCCGGGTCACGGGAATGTTATTGAAAATGCAAGCGCTCTTATAACAGAACGTTTACATAAACAAGAGAAGCGAGCAGAAATAGTCGTAGACATGTTAAAGGAAGAACCACTAACGGCATTACAGGTATGTCAGAAGTTATTTCCATTAGTGTATAAAAAAGAACTTGTATTAACACTTTCTGAAACATTAGGTCAGCTTGACTATCTAATGGAGGATGATTACATTAAGATGGAGACGGTAGATGGACAATGGGTGTTTAAAACAAGATAA